Proteins encoded by one window of Cyprinus carpio isolate SPL01 chromosome B6, ASM1834038v1, whole genome shotgun sequence:
- the LOC109063378 gene encoding 28S ribosomal protein S9, mitochondrial-like has protein sequence MAASVCRGVRSILWKYGSCGKNFCVSRSKTVPQLPVRQICVSSSLWKKNLAAAGPQKFTQEFIDKQVEEFEVGKRHLANMMGEDPETFTQEDIDRSIAYLFPSGLFEKRARPVMKHPDEIFPKQTAIQWDAEGRPFHFLFYTGRQSYYSLLHDVYEKILAIERHQDKMRNKGLFTSETKQILLTGSRWLLKEEIEEYLVENISDHDYMRLIQLMEKLLSMPYCSLEEEFILKFRKQLEAQSSKHEIPALQYDPQGVAFSVADGRRKTAKASITLRDSGSGNITINGRNYLHCFPLLQDREQLMFPLHFVGMLGRFDIEGSVEGSGHSAQAGALRLAISRALLSFVSEGEVERIRQAGLLTADPRIRERKKPGQEGARKKFTWKKR, from the exons ATGGCTGCCTCCGTTTGCAGAGGCGTGAGGTCGATTTTATGGAAGTATGGGAGCTGCGGGAAGAATTTCTGCGTGTCCCGATCAAAGACGGTTCCGCAG CTGCCAGTCAGACAAATTTGTGTGTCATCCTCTTTATGGAAGAAGAACCTGGCTGCAGCAGGCCCTCAGAAATTCACACAGGAGTTTATCGACAAACAGGTGGAGGAGTTTGAAGTTGGCAAACGGCATTTGGCCAACATGATGGGGGAAGACCCAGAGACATTCACACAAGAGGATATTGAT aggaGTATTGCATATCTCTTCCCCTCTGGACTCTTTGAGAAACGAGCAAGACCTGTTATGAAG cacCCAGATGAAATATTCCCAAAACAGACAG CTATCCAGTGGGATGCAGAAGGACGCCCTTTTCACTTTCTGTTCTACACAGGGAGACAGTCCTACTATTCCCTCTTGCAT GACGTCTATGAGAAGATTCTGGCGATAGAAAGACACCAGGACAAGATGAGAAATAAAGGCCTCTTCACGTCAGAGACCAAACAAAT ATTGCTGACTGGGAGCAGGTGGCTGTTGAAAGAGGAAATTGAGGAGTATCTGGTGGAGAACATTTCTGATCACGAT TATATGCGGTTGATCCAGCTGATGGAGAAGTTGTTGTCTATGCCCTACTGCTCTCTGGAGGAGGAGTTCATACTGAAGTTCCGCAAACAGCTGGAGGCTCAGTCCAGTAAACACGAGATTCCTGCCCTGCAGTACGACCCACAGGGAGTCGCTTTCAGCGTTGCAGATG GCAGAAGGAAGACCGCCAAAGCCAGCATCACCCTCAGAGACAGTGGCTCTGGGAACATCACAATCAACGGCAGGAACTACCTCCACTGCTTTCCATTACTACAAGACCG GGAGCAGCTGATGTTTCCTCTGCACTTTGTGGGCATGCTGGGCCGGTTTGACATCGAAGGCAGTGTGGAGGGCAGTGGCCACTCTGCTCAGGCTGGAGCTCTGCGATTGGCCATCTCACGGGCACTGCTCAGCTTTGTGTCTGAGGGAGAAGTTGAAAGGATAAGGCAAG CTGGCCTGCTGACCGCTGACCCCAGGATCAGGGAGAGGAAGAAACCAGGCCAGGAAGGAGCGAGGAAGAAATTCACTTGGAAAAAGCGCTGA
- the LOC109054740 gene encoding LOW QUALITY PROTEIN: transforming growth factor-beta receptor-associated protein 1 homolog (The sequence of the model RefSeq protein was modified relative to this genomic sequence to represent the inferred CDS: substituted 1 base at 1 genomic stop codon) gives MSVKAFELVPAVEREQVMGEKVRINIECIECCGKHLYLGTNDCFIHHFLLEEHTTAKGKLAYNVQKLLHKYLGLKKPVAELKAASALERLIVLCDSNITVVDMVTLEPVPTGGTKLKGVTAFCINENPVTGDAFCVEMAVVLARRRAVQICTVHEDRVQMLKEVTTPEQPCAPSTDTKNIYLSPPTKXITTNNSTGASQDLFPYDCEERKPIVKRIGWEEFLLAGPGGLGMFANAEGISQRAPVSWSESVIAATVCFPYVVALDEGFVTVHSMLDQQLKQTLSFRDGHLLQDFEGKVVLASSKAVYILVPLPLERQIQDLLEGHRVEEALTLTEAAQRNIPKEKYQILHKRILQQAGFIQFGQLQFLEAKEHFRKGQLDVRELISLYPLLLPASSSFTRCHPPLHEFADLNHLTQGDQEKVQRFKHFLISYLHEVRSSDSANGFREDVDTALLKLYAETGHESLLDLLASDNACVLADSAPWLEKHHKYFALGLLYHYNAQDSAALQMWVKIVNGDLQDSTRPDLFEYVVDFLSFCSNLDLVWRHADWALQKDQKVGVQIFTKRFTSEEKTGQLNPDDVITYLQKHSQALLLYLEHLVLEKRLQKEKCHTHLAVLYADRVLGLISRPSATDDQLSAARQKLQQLLKESNLYRVQLLLGKVQDSELLLLERATLHGKLEEHDKALHILVHQLKDSAAAEEYCSWASASHDQFYRQNLFHQLLSVYLDPDVPGGVQTVAAVDLLNRNADVFDAVHVLKILPEEWSLPLLRPFLCGALRASVHARCTSQVAVGLARAQNLQLQHDRLKYRGGPILVSEKKGCQLCHNTFSEPDCACLPGGTPVHIHCVAKKTLNLPVERQQENTHHSNHT, from the exons ATGAGTGTGAAAGCTTTTGAGCTGGTTCCCGCCGTGGAGCGGGAGCAAGTGATGGGTGAAAAGGTTCGGATAAACATTGAGTGCATAGAGTGCTGCGGCAAACACCTGTACCTTGGCACCAATGACTGCTTCATTCATCACTTCCTACTAGAGGAGCACACTACAGCCAAAGGTAAGCTGGCCTATAATGTCCAGAAGCTCCTCCACAAATACCTGGGCCTGAAGAAGCCAGTGGCTGAGCTGAAGGCTGCCTCTGCGTTGGAGCGTCTAATTGTCCTCTGTGACTCAAACATCACTGTTGTGGACATGGTTACTCTGGAGCCTGTGCCCACTGGGGGCACAAAGCTCAAAGGTGTGACTGCGTTCTGTATCAATGAGAATCCAGTGACCGGGGACGCATTCTGTGTGGAAATGGCAGTGGTTTTGGCACGCAGACGGGCCGTCCAGATCTGTACGGTCCATGAGGACAGAGTGCAGATGTTAAAGGAAGTGACCACACCAGAGCAGCCCTGTGCACCCAGCACGGACacaaaaaatatctatctatctccaccCACTAAATAAATCACAACCAACAACAGCACGGGAGCCTCTCAGGACCTGTTCCCTTATGACTGTGAAGAAAGGAAACCCATTGTGAAGAGGATTGGCTGGGAAGAGTTTCTCCTGGCTGGTCCAGGCGGGCTTG GGATGTTTGCAAACGCGGAGGGCATATCTCAGCGTGCTCCGGTGAGCTGGTCAGAGAGCGTGATTGCCGCGACTGTGTGTTTCCCGTATGTGGTTGCTCTGGATGAAGGCTTTGTGACAGTTCACAGCATGTTGGACCAGCAGCTCAAACAGACACTGTCGTTCAGAGATGGACACCTTTTACAGGATTTTGAAG GTAAGGTGGTCTTAGCCTCTTCAAAAGCGGTCTATATACTGGTTCCTCTCCCTCTGGAGCGTCAGATCCAAGACCTTTTGGAAGGCCATCGAGTCGAAGAGGCCCTGACTCTTACCGAGGCGGCACAGAGAAACATTCCCAAAGAAAAATATCAG ATATTGCACAAAAGAATTCTCCAACAAGCAGGATTCATCCAATTTGGCCAGCTTCAGTTTTTAGAAGCAAAAGAGCATTTTAG GAAAGGACAGTTGGATGTGCGGGAGCTGATCTCTCTTTATCCACTGCTCCTTCCCGCCTCTTCCTCTTTCACGCGTTGCCATCCACCACTTCATGAATTTGCTGACTTGAACCACCTGACGCAAGGAGACCAGGAGAAAGTACAGCGCTTCAAACATTTCCTCATTAGCTACCTGCACGAGGTGCGTAGCAGCGACAGCGCTAATGGTTTCCGTGAAGATGTAGATACTGCACTGCTGAAGCTCTATGCAGAGACTGGCCACGAGAGTCTCCTCGACTTGCTGGCTTCCGATAATGCCTGTGTCCTGGCAGACAGTGCTCCCTGGCTGGAGAAGCATCACAA gTATTTTGCTCTTGGGCTTCTGTATCACTACAATGCTCAAGATTCTGCTGCTTTACAG ATGTGGGTAAAGATTGTCAATGGTGATCTTCAGGACTCAACGCGACCAGATCTGTTTGAATATGTTGTGGATTTTCTTAGTTTTTGCTCCAACCTTGATCTTGTATGGCGGCATGCAGACTGGGCACTACAGAAGGATCAGAAG GTTGGTGTGCAGATCTTCACCAAACGGTTTACCTCGGAGGAGAAGACGGGCCAGTTAAACCCAGATGACGTGATCACGTATTTGCAGAAGCACAGTCAAGCCCTTCTGCTCTACCTGGAACACCTTGTTCTAGAGAAGAGACTTCAG AAAGAGAAGTGTCACACACATCTAGCTGTGCTGTATGCAGACAGAGTGCTGGGCCTGATCTCACGACCATCAGCCACTGATGACCAGCTGTCTGCTGCCCGCCAGAAACTACAACAGTTACTGAAAGAGTCTAATCTGTACAGGGTCCAGTTACTACTAG GTAAAGTTCAGGACTCCGAGCTGCTGCTGCTTGAGCGAGCTACACTACATGGGAAGTTAGAGGAACATGACAAGGCCTTGCACATTCTAGTGCACCAGCTCAAAGACTCGGCTGCAGCTGAGGAATACTGCTCTTGGGCCTCTGCGTCTCATGACCAGTTCTACCGTCAGAACCTTTTCCATCAACTTTTGAGTGTTTACTTGGACCCGGATGTACCAGGAGGGGTACAAACAGTAGCTGCCGTTGACTTGCTTAACCGGAACGCTGACGTTTTTGATGCAGTGCATGTGTTAAAGATCCTCCCAGAGGAGTGGTCTCTACCTTTACTCCGTCCTTTTCTTTGCGGGGCGCTGAGGGCCAGCGTGCATGCACGGTGCACTTCCCAGGTTGCAGTGGGGCTGGCCAGAGCACAAAATCTCCAGCTTCAGCATGATAGG CTGAAGTATCGAGGCGGCCCAATATTAGTGTCTGAAAAGAAAGGATGCCAGCTGTGCCACAATACCTTTAGTGAGCCAGACTGCGCCTGCTTGCCTGGCGGAACGCCTGTCCACATCCACTGTGTCGCCAAGAAAACCCTGAACTTACCAGTAGAGCGACAACAGGAAAACACCCACCACAGCAACCACACATGA